AGAGAACAGCAGTTTGTCGCCGGCGCCGTGCTCGTCGCGGAAAGCGCGTATGCGCCGCGCGCAGGCGTCAATGTAGCCCTGCTCGCCGCAGTAGTCGTTGACAAAGCGCACCTCCGGCAGATGGCGGCGGCGGCGCAGCACGCGGCCCGTCTCGTCGAACACCGCCGCCGTCGTCGTCGCCGAGTATTGCGGAAACAGCGGCACAATCAGCAGGCGGCGCGTGTTCAGGCGGTGCAGCCGGTCGAGTTCGCCGGCGAGGCCGGGGTGTCCGTAGCGCATCGCCGCGCGGACTTCGGCCTGCGGCCAGCCCGCGCCGCGCACGCGCTCGCCGACGGCGCGCGCAAGCGCGGTCGTGTGCACCAGCAGCGGCGAACCCTGCGGCGACCAGATGGCGGCGTAGGCCGCGGCGCTGCGGCGCGGCCTCAGCGGCAGCACCAGCAGGCGCAGCATCAGCCACCACAGCGGGCGGGGAATCTCGACGACGCGCGGGTCGGACAGAAATTCTTTCAGATAGCGCCGGACGGCGTTGGGCGTCGGCGCGTCGGGCGTGCCGAGATTGACCAGCAGGACACCGGTGCGCGCCGCGCTGCCGTGGCGGTACGGCGCGTCATTGCGCTCGTTCATCCGCCGTGCGCAGCCGGCTGCGGCGCGGGAAATGCGCCTTCAGAAACTCCATCTGGTCGGCCAGCACGGTGCGCGCTTGCAGATACACATATTCGGCGTGGGTCGGCACGAAAGGCACCGCGAGCAGTTTCATGCCCGCTTCCTCGGGCGTGCGCCCGGCCTTGTGGTTGTTGCAGCGTTTGCACGCGGCGACGACATTGCTCCACTTGTCCTTGCCGCCCTGGTTGAACGGCATGACATGG
Above is a genomic segment from Gammaproteobacteria bacterium containing:
- the hemH gene encoding ferrochelatase; the protein is MNERNDAPYRHGSAARTGVLLVNLGTPDAPTPNAVRRYLKEFLSDPRVVEIPRPLWWLMLRLLVLPLRPRRSAAAYAAIWSPQGSPLLVHTTALARAVGERVRGAGWPQAEVRAAMRYGHPGLAGELDRLHRLNTRRLLIVPLFPQYSATTTAAVFDETGRVLRRRRHLPEVRFVNDYCGEQGYIDACARRIRAFRDEHGAGDKLLFSFHGLPKRNLLKGDPYHCQCRKTARLIAAALSLPDDAWLVAFQSRFGRAEWLRPYTDETLRELARQKTATVDVFCPGFAVDCLETLEEIAMQNREQFEHAGGGRLRYIEALNDAPEHADFLAQLVLRHLRGWEAFAADDAEEREHSRRRALQLGAPQ